GTCGGGGCTGGGCCGCGATGTGTTTCAGGTGGCGCGGCAGCTGTTTCGCCGCATGACCAGTGGTCTGGGCATTGCCACGGTCTTTGCCAATGCGATCTTTGCGGCGGTCAATGGCACGTCGATCGCTTCGGCATCGGTCTTTACCCGGCTTGCGGTGCCCGAGCTTTTGGCAGCAGGCTATACGCGGTCGTTTTCTGTGGGGGTTGTCGCGGGATCGTCCGTGCTGGGCATGTTGATCCCGCCGTCGCTGCTGTTGATCCTGTACGGGATCATCGCCGAGCAATCCATTGGCGCACTGTTCACGGCCGGCATTGTGCCCGGTCTGATCCTTGCGGTCCTGTTTGTGGCCACGATCCTGCTGCTGTCGCGGTTCTTTCCTCGGTTTGTCACCGCAGACGGCACAGGCGACATGCAGATGGCCGTGGCCGATCTGCTGGGGCGGCGCGATCTGGTGGTCAAATCGCTTCCGGTTGTGCTGCTGATCCTGATCGTTCTGGGGGGGGATCTATACCGGCGTGTTCACCCCCACCGAAGCAGGCGGCGTCGGTGCCTTGGCCGCACTTCTATTTGCGCTTTTCCGGCGCAAGCTGACCTTGGGATCGTTCTGGACGATCCTGATGGAAACCGGACGGGTGACGGCGGCCATCACCTTTTTGATCATTGCGGCCCACATGTACGCCCGCCTGCTGGCGCTGACCGGATTGCCCGGTCAGATTGGCGGCGTAATGGCGATGTTCGATCTGGGGCTGGTGGGCATTCTGGTGGCCTATATCGTCGTGGTGATCCTGCTGGGCGCCATTCTGGACAGCACGTCGATCATGCTGATCCTGCTGCCGCTGTTCCTGCCGATCATGCATGCGCATGAGGTCGATCTTATCTGGTTCGGAATCCTGACCATTGTCACCGTCGAGGTTGGCCTGCTGACGCCGCCCCTTGGCATCGCGTGTTTTGTGGTCAAGGCGAACCTGCGGGATGTGGACATCTCGCTGAGCGAAATCTTTGCGGGGGCGTTTCCCTTTGTGCTGGCGATGGTGGTTCTTGTTGTGCTGCTGCTTCTGGCTCCCGGCATCGCCACCGTCCTGATCTAAAGGAAGTCCTCCATGAACCTTGAACTGTACAATGCGGCCTATTCGACGTGCAGCCAGAAGGTGCGGCTGTGCCTGCATGAAAAGGGACTTTCGTTTACCGACAGGATTTTGGATTTTCGCACCCAAGAGCATTTGAGCGACATCTATCTCAGGATCAATCCCAATGGCGTGGTGCCAACCCTGATCGCAGACGGTCGGGCCGTTATCGACAGCTCGGTCATTATCGAGTTTCTCGACGAGGTTTTTCCCGAAACCGCGCTGACGCCCAAAGACCCCTTTGCCCGCGCCGATATGCGGGCGTGGCTGCGCTATATCGAAGAGGTGCCGACCAAGGCGATCCGCTTTCCATCGTTTCAAAAGGTGTTTTTGCGCCATTTCAGCGACATGGACGCCGACCAGTTCGACGCGGCGGCGCAGTCGCGTCCGCTGCGCACCGCGTTTTATCGCAAGATGGGGCGCGATGGCTTTGACGATGCGGAAATGGACGCCTCTTATGCGGAATTGCGCCAGACGGTCATGCGGATGGCAACACGGCTGAGACAGGGCCCATGGCTGTGCGGCGCCGCACTGACGCTGGCCGACTATTGCGTCACGCCCACAATTGATCGCATGGCCGATCTGGGCATGGCGTCGCTGTGGGATGATTTGCCAGAGGTTGCGGATTGGTATGCCCGCATTCAGGCACGTCCTGCCTTTGTTGCCACTTTCTATGCGGGCAGCCGCGTGTCCGACCGTTATGACGATCTGCAAAAGGAAAAACCGTGAAGCTGGTAACTTACGAGACAAACGGGACGGCGCATGTCGGCGCGCTTGATGAAAACGGCGCGGTCGTGGCCTTGTCCGAATTTGCCACAATGCAGGATCTGATCGAAGGCGGGCCTGCGGCGCTTGAGCGTGCCGGGCGCGCACTGGCACAGCGTGCGCAGGTTATTGAAGCACCCGGATTGTTGGCGCCATTGCGTCCGATCCAGATGCGCGACGCATTGACGTTCGAGACACATCTGCGACAGGCCCGCGCCAACCGGCATCTGTTCGGACTGGCCAGCGAACGGGTGGATCCGGCAACTGTTTTCATTCCCGATGTCTGGTATGAGCAGCCGGTCTATTACAAACAAAACCGGTTCTCGGTGGCGGGCACCGGCACCGACGTAGCGATCCCGAAGGGCGAGACGCGGTTTGATTTCGAACTGGAACTGGGAATGGTTCTGGGGCGTGGCGGGCGTGATATTTCCCGCGCCGACGCCTTTGACCATGTCTTTGGCTATTGCATCTTCAACGACTTTTCCGCGCGCGATCTGCAAATGCGCGAGGTGGCCGTGGGGCTTGGTCCGGCCAAGGGCAAGGATTTTGACGGGGGCAACGTGCTGGGGCCATGGCTGGTGACGGCAGACGAGGTTGACGTGGGCAACCTGACGATGATTGCCCGTATCAACGGCGAAGAATGGGCGCGCGGCAATTCGGGCCAGATGCACCACGGATTTGATGCGATCATCGAACACATCAGCCGCGACGAAACGCTATACGCGGGCGAATTTTTCGGGTCGGGCACCGTGGGTGGCGGCTGCGGGCTGGAGCTGGGGCGGTTCCTGTCGGCGGGCGACACGGTCGAGCTGGAAATCAGCGGTCTTGGCATATTGCGCAATCGCGTCGCCGCGTCACGTCAGTGAGCCCCGCCACAGGCGGGGCAGGCCATATCGGGGCTGGGCATACGGCCCCGATACCGGCACATCATCGTCAGTATCTCGGGGCGGGTGGGGGCAACAGCGCCCTTGGACAGGGTGGTATAGACATTGGCCACGTTGGCGACCACCCGCTCGCGGTCCAGCCAGCTGTCATAGGCTTCCATGCCGATGTCCCAGGCGGCTTCGGCCCAGCCAAGTCCGGCCTCGTAGCGCTGTGTCGCCGCGTCCTGAACATAGGCCAGATAATCGCGCAACTGGTGCACGGCGGCCTTGTCGCCCACAGGGCCGTGGCCGGGCACAACCACATCGACATCCCACCCCAGGATGGCGTCGCAAGCTTTCAGCCAGTTGTCCAGCGGACCCGCCCACAGGATCGGGTGGCCGCCCGAGAACAGGATATCGCCGGTAAAGACCGTCTTGAGTTCGGGCACGAACACCACCGCATCGCCCATGGTGTGCGCTGGCCCCATTTCGTGCAGCTCCACCCGCAAGCCGCCCACATCCAGCGCATGAAATCCGTCGAACAGCACATCGGGTGTCACGTGGCCCACATCCGAGAAATCGAACCGCGACCCCATGACTTCGTGCAAAAAAGCACCGGCTTCGCCCGCATCGCGCCAGTTGTCCATCATCGTGGCGAATGCGGGGGCAGGGCGTTCGTTCATCTCGTCCCGACAGGCTGTCGTGCCGATGATACGCGCGCCTTTGATGACGTGGTTGCCAAAGGTGTGGTCCCCGTTCGCGTGGGTGTTGACCAATGTGGCGATGTGCGCGGCGTCCGGTGTGGCCCTGCGATAGGCGGCAAGCATGTCACGGGTCAACGGGCCGTTGAACAGCGTATCCACCAACAGGCTTTCACCATTCGAGGTGATGAGCCCCGAGTTGCTCCACCCCCATGATCCATCTTCCTGAATATAAGCAAACAGCCCGTTTCCCAGATCGTGAACATTCCGGCCCATTTTCAGTCTCCGCCTGCTGCCGGCCAGTTGATACCGTCGTTCGCTCAAAGTCAAACACTTGTTCAAATCATAGGATTTAACTGTGTGGTTGAATGGGTCCAAACCCGAGGCGATGGAAAAACCGCGACTCTTTTGTCAGGGTCGGGGGTTCAGTCGGACACAATTATCCCATGAGCTCGGAAAACCGCTCGACGCCGGGGTTTTCTGGCCGGTCGCATTGTCCTTTGCGGATCATAGGAGCAACGTCGATGCCCGCCAGAGCGTCAGAGCGCGGACAGGCCTGCGTTGGCGTTCAGCAGGAATTGCGAGAAAATCGGACTGCTTGCCGCGCCGATTTCACGGGCATTGCGGCCGATGCTGCCCGCTTCGATCTGGGGCGCAATCAATCCTCTTGTGTCCTGATTTGCGAT
This Pseudosulfitobacter sp. DSM 107133 DNA region includes the following protein-coding sequences:
- a CDS encoding TRAP transporter large permease subunit is translated as MFTPTEAGGVGALAALLFALFRRKLTLGSFWTILMETGRVTAAITFLIIAAHMYARLLALTGLPGQIGGVMAMFDLGLVGILVAYIVVVILLGAILDSTSIMLILLPLFLPIMHAHEVDLIWFGILTIVTVEVGLLTPPLGIACFVVKANLRDVDISLSEIFAGAFPFVLAMVVLVVLLLLAPGIATVLI
- a CDS encoding glutathione S-transferase family protein, translating into MNLELYNAAYSTCSQKVRLCLHEKGLSFTDRILDFRTQEHLSDIYLRINPNGVVPTLIADGRAVIDSSVIIEFLDEVFPETALTPKDPFARADMRAWLRYIEEVPTKAIRFPSFQKVFLRHFSDMDADQFDAAAQSRPLRTAFYRKMGRDGFDDAEMDASYAELRQTVMRMATRLRQGPWLCGAALTLADYCVTPTIDRMADLGMASLWDDLPEVADWYARIQARPAFVATFYAGSRVSDRYDDLQKEKP
- a CDS encoding fumarylacetoacetate hydrolase family protein; the encoded protein is MKLVTYETNGTAHVGALDENGAVVALSEFATMQDLIEGGPAALERAGRALAQRAQVIEAPGLLAPLRPIQMRDALTFETHLRQARANRHLFGLASERVDPATVFIPDVWYEQPVYYKQNRFSVAGTGTDVAIPKGETRFDFELELGMVLGRGGRDISRADAFDHVFGYCIFNDFSARDLQMREVAVGLGPAKGKDFDGGNVLGPWLVTADEVDVGNLTMIARINGEEWARGNSGQMHHGFDAIIEHISRDETLYAGEFFGSGTVGGGCGLELGRFLSAGDTVELEISGLGILRNRVAASRQ
- a CDS encoding MBL fold metallo-hydrolase; the protein is MGRNVHDLGNGLFAYIQEDGSWGWSNSGLITSNGESLLVDTLFNGPLTRDMLAAYRRATPDAAHIATLVNTHANGDHTFGNHVIKGARIIGTTACRDEMNERPAPAFATMMDNWRDAGEAGAFLHEVMGSRFDFSDVGHVTPDVLFDGFHALDVGGLRVELHEMGPAHTMGDAVVFVPELKTVFTGDILFSGGHPILWAGPLDNWLKACDAILGWDVDVVVPGHGPVGDKAAVHQLRDYLAYVQDAATQRYEAGLGWAEAAWDIGMEAYDSWLDRERVVANVANVYTTLSKGAVAPTRPEILTMMCRYRGRMPSPDMACPACGGAH